In one Nicotiana sylvestris chromosome 8, ASM39365v2, whole genome shotgun sequence genomic region, the following are encoded:
- the LOC138874935 gene encoding uncharacterized protein — MYFDGAAHHGGARAGVIFVTSQGEVLPYFFMLTQLYSNNIAEYQALILGIEMAVEMKRLQCQMFGDSQLVINQILGSYEVKKPELRPYHGYAKKLMGWVGNVTIQHVPRKENKKADILAALASSLTLPDQAQVIVFQNLGSTAAKKSEEKDWNPLPCTSVPLLQRYSIQKVIRGSTLAMLGGRRSTPGFARGTFWVCGSHYSGPKLRFHIKRMGYCWPTMVKDYLDYAQRYKSYQFHDNFIHQPPEVLHPTIASWPFDVWGLDVVGPLLKSFGGHLYIMATTDYFSKWAEVVALKEVKKENVASFIRVNIIYRFGIPRYIIIDNGKPFDNRFMNNICGLFGFKQHSSSMYNVAVNGLAEAFNKTLCNLLKKVVSKSKRDCLDRMEEAM; from the exons atgtactttgatggtgctgcacaTCACGGAGGAGCTCGTGCTGGTGTAATATTTGTCACTTCTCAAGGTGAAGTTCTACCCTACTTTTTTATGTTGACGCAACTCTACTCTAACAATATTGCTGAGTATCAAGCACTAATACTTGGGATTGAAATGGCTGTCGAAATGAAACGGTTGCAATGTCAAATGTTTGGTGACTCTCAGTTGGTGATCAACCAGATtttaggtagttacgaggtcaagaaacCTGAACTTCGCCCATATCATGGTTATGCTAAAAAATTAATGGGGTGGGTCGGTAACGTGACTATTCAACATGTGccaagaaaagaaaacaagaaggctGATATTTTAGCTGCCCTAGCTTCATCATTAACCCTGCCCGATCAAGCGCAAGTTATTGTTTTCCAAAATTTGGGTAGTACCGCTGCCAA aaaatccgagGAGAAGGACTGGAATCCTTTGCCGTGCACCTCGgttcctttactacaaagatactcTATACAAAAGGtcattcgagggagtactcttgcgatgcttGGGGGAAGAAGAAGCACTCCAGgctttgcaagaggcacattctgggTATGTGGATCACACTATTCTGGACCAAAGCTCcgcttccatataaaaaggatgggatattgtTGGCCAACAATGGTAAAAGATTACTTGGACTACGCTCAAAGATACAAGTCTTATCAATTCCATGacaattttattcatcaacctcctgaagtgttgcacccgactaTTGCATCCTGGCCGTTTGACgtttggggattggatgttgttggaccacttcTAAAGTCCTttggtgggcacctatacatcaTGGCtacaactgactacttctcaaaatgggctgaagttgttgctcttaaggaagtaaagaaggaaaatgttgcaagtttcatccgagtaaacattatctatcgctttggcattcctcgttacataataatAGATAATGGCAAGCCGTTCGACAATAGGTTTATGAACAATATTTGTGGACTCTTTGGATTTAAGCAACATAgctcttctatgtacaatgttgCCGTCAATGGTCTAGCcgaggcattcaacaagactctgtgcaacttgttaaagaaagtcgtctccaaatccaaacgggATTGTCTTGACCGTATGGAGGAAGCTATGTAG